DNA from Macadamia integrifolia cultivar HAES 741 chromosome 12, SCU_Mint_v3, whole genome shotgun sequence:
AGTTGTCATCAGCAACGTGCCCGTTTATCAATGATGTATATGTAGATTTATCAGGTTTTACACCTCTATCAATCATCTTCCTGAATATCATATCTGCCTCTTGCATTCTACCCTCTCCACAGAACCCATTCACGAGCACATTGTACGTAATGACATCAGGTAAGAGCCCCTGACTTTCCATTTTATCAACCAAGCCATAAGCCCTCTGTATAGTTTCCTCTCTCACAAAACCATGAATCAGAGTATTATATGTAATGTTATCAGGAACTATCCCTTTTGCAATCATCTTGTTCACGAACTCATCAGCTTTAGCAGCACCTCCAGATCGGCAATAACCTTTAATAATCGAATTACAAGTCACAAGATTGGGCTCAATTCCTTTTTCGACCATCTCATCCCACAATCTCAATGCATTGGTGACATTTCCTTTACTACAGAGCCCATTAATTAAAATGCTGTAAGAAATGTGACTAGGAAAAATTCCTTTAGATATCATACCATCCCATAACTCACTAGCCTTGTCCATGTCACCTTTCTTGCAGAATCCATCAATCAAAGTATTGTAGGTTACAATGTCTGGCTTGATACTCCTATGAATCATTGTCTCAAACAAGGCTACTGCTTTATCTACATATCCATCCTTACAGTAGCCATGAATAAGTGTGGTAAAAGTATAATAATCAGGATATATCCCCCTCTCCGCCATCTCATTGAAAACATCATAAGCATCGGATAATCTCCCTTCCTTGCAAAACCCCTTCAAAATTGTATTGTATGTCACAACATCTGGAGGGCAACCTTGCTCCACCATTTCATCCCGCAGCTTAAGAGCCTCTGTTATGATCCCATTTCTACAAAAAGCTCCAATAAGCATAGTATAAACCACACTGTCTGGAACCAAGCCAGAGCCCTTCATTCCTCTAAAATATGACAAAGCCTGGTCAAGCTCACCTCTCCTGGAAAATAACCCAATCAGCAAGCTAAAGCTAACTAAATCAGGAGCATGACCCTGTTGTAACATTTCATTATACATTTCTTCAGCAGCAGTAGCATCATTCTTTCGACAACATTCCCCCAGCAATATGTTATATGTGGATGTACCAGGACTCAACCCAATCATCAACATCTCACTCAGAATCTCCCTTGCTCTCACATATTTTCCGTTCTTACAGGCACCGTTTATAATTGCTTTATAAGTGACATTGCCAGGCCTTAACCCTTTGGCCGACATTGAGTCCATCAACTTGAGAGCTTCTTCGAATTGCCTATCACGACAAAGTGCATTGATTAGAATATTATAAGTCACAGTATCAGGGAAAACACCCTTCCCTTCCATTTCAGATAAAAACATATTGGCATTTTCGGTCTTCCCTCCTTTACATAATGCATGGACCATGATATTTAGTGTATAAACATTCACTTGAATTCCTCTACCAATTACATCACCATAGATTCCCCATGCCATATCAATCCAGTCAATTTTAACCAACCCTCCGAGAAGGCTATTGCAAGCATTTATAGGAGGAGTAAAACCTCTACTTTTCAATATCCGAAATGCTTCAGAAGCTTCCCTTAGTTTCCTTGCTTGGACATAAGTCCTAATCAGAAGATCAAAAACCAGCGGGTTCGAATCACAATTCTGATAAGTAGACACAAGCGAATCCACAATTTCAAACCTTGAAACACCACTCTTTCGAACCATTTTAAGAATTAAAACCTGAGCTTCAGATATCCTCCTACTCCTAACTAAGATATGAATCATCGCACTCAATGAGTAGGATGAGTGCTTGAAAGTGGGATTAGTTGCTAATAAATCTATGAACTTCTGACCTAATAACAAATTTGAGCAACATTTGTACAGTACCTCGACAACAACCGAGGGATTCAAACTGGATGAGAGATGGCGGAATGAATTGAGCTTTCCTCGTTTTAAATTCAATAAGATCTTTTCTACCACGAAAGAATCAGTCACAGATGTCGATATATGTGTCTCTTCTGCTCTATCTTTAAAAGaaatttctagggtttgggTTGTTCTAGGGTTAGCGTTCGAGACGAAAGCGAAGCAGCAGAAGTAATGAGAATACCTGAGATAGGGTGCATTGGGTTGGAGTAAAGCCGTTGTGCTTACAATGGTAGCCATTTGAAAATTTGCAACCGTTGCCGAGTTCTTTCGCGGAATTCTTATTGTTggtttttttgattttcttccgAGCACGGAGAGCAACGAGGCAGAGAGATGTTGGTTGTAAATGTTTCACTTGCTATGTGCCATGTCCAAGTTTTGACACAGCTGACCCTAACTAAAACCCAATCGGATCCGGATCCGGATCTTCTCCCACTCCCTTCCAATCTCTCACATGCATACTGCCTAATACCTAGGTGTACAAAGCCTTAAGCGGTTGGCATGCAGCCCCAAACATGAATGTGAGAAGTTGGAAGAAGTTGGAGGAAACGAGAGTTGTTCAGGATCCAAATCCAACTCAACCCTACCTGGTTGTTTTGAGGCAATTGATGTGACCATTCAAGCCGTTGGATCAAGGGTTTTAATCTTGGTACTGATACCTATCTTGATCGGTCAAAATGGATTTGGATCGGATTTGATTTATCAAATTTAtccttgtttttttgaaaaaataaagtgtttttattacttttttactCATATATCGTACCAATGGAATGGTATTAGATGGGTCAAAACTCAAACTCAAGATGGATTCCAATCAATACTGATCCAATCCAGGCGATTTCACTGATTTCAATCGGAGACAGAATAATACGAGTCATTAGTCAAATTACGGGTCAATGGTTCATTGCTGTGTGGACCATCTATTTTCAGCAAttaaattgtatttttctttatagAAGTTCTTTCTCCGGAAGCACAGCCCACGTAACGCTCCCTATatatatgtctatctctctattCCCTCAACTAAAAGGCCATGATTTCTTTTCATATGGAAAAGAGACAAATAGACACATGGGAACGAATTTTCATAGACACCAAATTCTTGTGATACAACGTTTTAAAACACATTCTGCATCATTTCTCAACTCACAATTCCCTTTAAAATAGAGTGAGCATGAGGCAGCTTTCAGAGTTACCTAGAATAGCCTATTAGCTGTGGATTAACTGTGATTTTCTATTCGCAACTTCAAGTAGTCCCAACTTATTTATACAAGGATTAATTACAGAACCCGTCTCAATAAATGAATTTCAGATATTGTTCACAAGATGAAATTGACAAACATATAGTATGTTCCAACTTATTTCTGCACACATTTTAAGCCAAAATACATAGTAGTCCAGATAACAATGCCTGAAGGTCACTTAGGCTTATTAATGctaagacaacaacaacaaagcacACAACAGAAATCAAAGAATGAAGCCAATTAAATTGACATTCGGTCGAACTCGAAGTCTTGAACACTCCATCGATGAAGCAATCAATTACTAGAATGGCACATCCTCGGCAACCTCAATCATCCATTTGCCTCTAGACAAATAAAGGgactaataaaataaaaagaataccAACACAGAGAGATTTACATTCACTCACCATTCAAGTTGATATCTGAAACACCACATACCTGAGAACCAGAAATCCAGATCTGAAGTGAACTACTAAACTTCTATGGTGACCCTTTTGTCAGCTTTAAACTTCTCAGTTAAGTCCTTGGGCATTTTAGTGAACTTCAATTTCTTAACTGCTTCATGGAGCTCTTTCAAGTTTTTGCAGGATCTGATTTCCAATTCTACAAGTTTCGGCATTGCTCTTTCCTCATTCAATTTCTCGAGTTCCTCTAGCTCCAGAATAGTTAGGTTTTGAAGTTTCTTGAACCCTCCCTGTGAGCAAACCATATGTTTGCCTGTAAAGGATTTGGATGATAAGATAAGGTCTGTTAACTCGGGCAGCTTCTGGCATTGGGTCTTGTTTTAATTTGGTCTCAGACAAGGTGAGCTTAGTGAGGTTCATTACTTTGAATCTTTCTCTGTTAAGTAACTTTTCTAACTGTCCCTAGTGCAAATAAAAATGAGCAGCAGAGTGAGGCAATAAGTGACTAACAATACAATGAGCAGTCCCAGATTTCAAGCAAAAACTAGTTAAATTCATGTACCTGATCGAAGACGCAATGCCGTCCAGTATAGAGCTCAACTGAAGTGCTAAAGGAGGGTAAAAATACGCGTCTTCTATGATGACAGAGCTCACATCAGCAACCTTTTCACAATCCTCTCCTGTAACCCTGCTGGTGAAATCCTTAGAGATGTCGGTTAACTTCAATTCATGGAGGGCCTTTGGTAGATTTGGGAGAAACTTCAACTTTTTGCAGGATCTGATCTCTAACTCTTTGAGCTTTGCCATAGCTCCATCCTCCACTGTCCACTCCTATAGCTCCTCTAGTTTCCATAATTTCGGGATTTGAAGCTCTTTGAACATTCCTGATTTGCAATGCATATGGGGGCCGTTGTATGATTTGGAGAACAAACAAACCAACTTTAGCTTGGGTAACCCATCCAGTATTGGCATTGGGTCTGTGATTAGTTCGGTACGAGAAAAGGTGAGTGCAATGAGGTTCAACCCGAAATATTCATGGTGGAACTCTAATCTTGACATCGATCCCCGCAAATAAATGCGAGTGAGTTGCTTGTTTCTGAGGTTCTGCAACGACCTTAAAGTCACTGATACTTGGTCTTTGGATGTCAACTTCAAGGTCTGAAGGTTTTCCAGTTCCCCAATCCACTTAGCCATTTCATCTTTCTGAATATGGTTTAAGCCCCGGCATGTCAATCTTAGTTTTCTAAGTTTTTTCAACTTGTCTGGACCATCTTTCACATGactcaaatcatcaaaaattacTCTTAACAAGGTTTGGAGGTTAACCAAGGAACTTAATTATGTAATGAATTCACTGCGGTGCCTCTCGTTCAAGTAAAGGTGCTGCAGCTTTTCCATCTTTTGAATCGTCGAGTAATCACCAATGTCAGTATGTTTTGTATCTAGAGTTTGGAGGTTCTGCAGTTTTTCGACGGATGAAGGCAGTGTGTCAAAGTAAGTCCATCTTAACCCAAGGTACTGCAAGTTAATTAGGTATCCTGTTGCCTTAGGTAGACTAGGTTTATACACACCCTCTAGATCAAGCACCCTAAGAAACCACAATTGGTAATTATTGATGCATTTCTAAAGAAAGCTCCCTAATTCTTGCCCGAGTTTATATCTCCTGGATAATTGAAGCACCAGAAAGAACCAAGAGTTATGAAATATTCTAGTTCATCAGGAGAATTTATGCTACTATGAATACGAAGAGAATGTATGTCCTCTTTGCCACAATGATCAGCAATGCTATGAATCCAGACCTCACCATCGTCACCATCAGAAGACCTGAGGGCATCACCAGCTTTTAAGATCTGAAGCAGGGGAAGATCACGAGGAATGGGGTATGACTTGACTATCCCAATAGAACTGACTTTCATTGCTTGAATTAAGTTGAGATCCTGCAAGTCTTGCAACCATGGTAAAGCTACTGTTGATTCCTCTTCCTCAGCCGAAATTCCAGAATCCCCCCGCTGGTGCAACAAACCACCCTCTACAACCCATGACAGAGTCAACCTCCTTTTGGGGATTGTGGTTGCAGTAGGAAAGAGATACAAGAACTGTTTCACATGGAAAGGGAGGATGTCATCAACAGAGGATGACAAGTTAAACCAAGGGTGTTGTTCTTGACTGAGATGTGTATCTGTGCCGTGGAGCACACATGACCATTCCACAATGTTTGCATTCATAGTGGACAATAGATTTGCCAATTCTATAATTAAATAGGGGATTCCTCCACATTTTGCCACCATCTTTTTTCCAGGGGCTTCCAACTccggagggagagggagaggaatgGGAGGAGATGAATATTGATCATCTGAGGTGTTCTTGCTGTCACTAGCAATATTGCCGAGTCGCCAAGGAGTTATGAATAACTTCTTCATGAACAACTCCCAGCTTTCTGCTTTACTTAGTACCTTCAATTGTTGTGTGTAGTCGACAGAACGAGCAACCCCTACATCCCGACTTGTGAGAAGGATCTTGCCTTCTGCTACTTCTAGTTCTTGGATAATATTGTCTCAGTTTACTGCCGACTTGAGGATCACGAACATCATCAATTACTATGAGATACTTCTTGTTCCAATGGAATTCATTAATTTGTTTGTAAATGTTCTCCCAAATGTCTTCCAAATCAATGTCCAGTGCAGATGCGCAAACCCAGGCTTTATAATCAAAATGGCTAACCACAAAACTGCTTTTATAAATCTCCTAAGCTAGGCTTGTCTTTCCAATGCCTTGGATTCCAAGAATCGAGATTATActtttgttgctgttgttgaacAACCATCCTTTCAGAGACTTCATATCCTGCCCCAAACCAACACCAGTACTGAGATACTCATCCTTTGCTTTATCAAATTCTTTCGGAGACACCTCACTCGGCTTCAAAAGAGGACCAAGATTAAGATACGCATCCTTCGCTCCACCTTCTTCCGCTTCATCAAAATCAACGGAAGGACATATCCAATCTGAAAGCTTAAATGACTTCCCTACGAAAAATTGGATTCCTTTCAACTGTTGGATGTGCATTGATATCCAAGTAATGATTTTGCGAACGTGTTTACGAGTTCCAGGATCCTTCCAGGAGGCATACCTCTTAAAGAGTGTCTTCCTTGTCCTGTGTCGTGCTATACAAAATACATAGTCCACTATGGCTCCTTCTACCTCATGAATGGTCTCCAATAATTTCGAATATTGCTCTTGTCTTGCAGCTTCTTCAGTATCAACCCCTCCTTATCAAGACagttagagtcccactcgaactcaacctctagagtcatactcacactcaacaacctctcctacattgtaggtattttcagtgagcacaaactctagagactgaCTTacagtccaagactacctcatgagacaacAGAGTTGGAATatgactctcacatgtgataatagactttcagtcaattactcacatatgttaacagagtcctaccctGTTACTAATACACAATATTTGAGTTTAAGTCTGTAACCCACATGTGATCACAAAGTTGGTCTATAACTCAATGaatgtaatctctatataagagcaccattgtacactcattaaagatAATGCCAATATACTacttcaacatggtatcaagagcATCATAAGCTCCACCGAGCACCTCCCTCATCACCACGCATTTATCTCCCACAACCCAtgacctctttctctcttcctttaaaAAANNNNNNNNNNNNNNNNNNNNNNNNNNNNNNNNNNNNNNNNNNNNNNNNNNNNNNNNNNNNNNNNNNNNNNNNNNNNNNNNNNNNNNNNNNNNNNNNNNNNNNNNNNNNNNNNNNNNNNNNNNNNNNNNNNNNNNNNNNNNNNNNNNNNNNNNNNNNNNNNNNNNNNNNNNNNNNNNNNNNNNNNNNNNNNNNNNNNNNNNNNNNNNNNNNNNNNNNNNNNNNNNNNNNNNNNNNNNNNNNNNNNNNNNNNNNNNNNNNNNNNNNNNNNNNNNNNNNNNNNNNNNNNNNNNNNNNNNNNNNNNNNNNNNNNNNNNNNNNNNNNNNNNNNNNNNNNNNNNNNNNNNNNNNNNNNNNNNNNNNNNNNNNNNNNNNNNNNNNNNNNNNNNNNNNNNNNNNNNNNNNNNNNNNNNNNNNNNNNNNNNNNNNNNNNNNNNNNNNNNNNNNNNNNNNNNNNNNNNNNNNNNNNNNNNNNNNNNNNNNNNNNNNNNNNNNNNNNNNNNNNNNNNNNNNNNNNNNNNNNNNNNNNNNNNNNNNNNNNNNNNNNNNNNNNNNNNNNNNNNNNNNNNNNNNNNNNNNNNNNNNNNNNNNNNNNNNNNNNNNNNNNNNNNNNNNNNNNNNNNNNNNNNNNNNNNNNNNNNNNNNNNNNNNNNNNNNNNNNNNNNNNNNNNNNNNNNNNNNNNNNNNNNNNNNNNNNNNNNNNNNNNNNNNNNNNNNNNNNNNNNNNNNNNNNNNNNNNNNNNNNNNNNNNNNNNNNNNNNNNNNNNNNNNNNNNNNNNNNNNNNNNNNNNNNNNNNNNNNNNNNNNNNNNNNNNNNNNNNNNNNNNNNNNNNNNNNNNNNNNNNNNNNNNNNNNNNNNNNNNNNNNNNNNNNNNNNNNNNNNNNNNNNNNNNNNNNNNNNNNNNNNNNNNNNNNNNNNNNNNNNNNNNNNNNNNNNNNNNNNNNNNNNNNNNNNNNNNNNNNNNNNNNNNNNNNNNNNNNNNNNNNNNNNNNNNNNNNNNNNNNNNNNNNNNNNNNNNNNNNNNNNNNNNNNNNNNNNNNNNNNNNNNNNNNNNNNNNNNNNNNNNNNNNNNNNNNNNNNNNNNNNNNNNNNNNNNNNNNNNNNNNNNNNNNNNNNNNNNNNNNNNNNNNNNNNNNNNNNNNNNNNNNNNNNNNNNNNNNNNNNNNNNNNNNNNNNNNNNNNNNNNNNNNNNNNNNNNNNNNNNNNNNNNNNNNNNNNNNNNNNNNNNNNNNNNNNNNNNNNNNNNNNNNNNNNNNNNNNNNNNNNNNNNNNNNNNNNNNNNNNNNNNNNNNNNNNNNNNNNNNNNNNNNNNNNNNNNNNNNNNNNNNNNNNNNNNNNNNNNNNNNNNNNNNNNNNNNNNNNNNNNNNNNNNNNNNNNNNNNNNNNNNNNNNNNNNNNNNNNNNNNNNNNNNNNNNNNNNNNNNNNNNNNNNNNNNNNNNNNNNNNNNNNNNNNNNNNNNNNNNNNNNNNNNNNNNNNNNNNNNNNNNNNNNNNNNNNNNNNNNNNNNNNNNNNNNNNNNNNNNNNNNNNNNNNNNNNNNNNNNNNNNNNNNNNNNNNNNNNNNNNNNNNNNNNNNNNNNNNNNNNNNNNNNNNNNNNNNNNNNNNNNNNNNNNNNNNNNNNNNNNNNNNNNNNNNNNNNNNNNNNNNNNNNNNNNNNNNNNNNNNNNNNNNNNNNNNNNNNNNNNNNNNNNNNNNNNNNNNNNNNNNNNNNNNNNNNNNNNNNNNNNNNNNNNNNNNNNNNNNNNNNNNNNNNNNNNNNNNNNNNNNNNNNNNNNNNNNNNNNNNNNNNNNNNNNNNNNNNNNNNNNNNNNNNNNNNNNNNNNNNNNNNNNNNNNNNNNNNNNNNNNNNNNNNNNNNNNNNNNNNNNNNNNNNNNNNNNNNNNNNNNNNNNNNNNNNNNNNNNNNNNNNNNNNNNNNNNNNNNNNNNNNNNNNNNNNNNNNNNNNNNNNNNNNNNNNNNNNNNNNNNNNNNNNNNNNNNNNNNNNNNNNNNNNNNNNNNNNNNNNNNNNNNNNNNNNNNNNNNNNNNNNNNNNNNNNNNNNNNNNNNNNNNNNNNNNNNNNNNNNNNNNNNNNNNNNNNNNNNNNNNNNNNNNNNNNNNNNNNNNNNNNNNNNNNNNNNNNNNNNNNNNNNNNNNNNNNNNNNNNNNNNNNNNNNNNNNNNNNNNNNNNNNNNNNNNNNNNNNNNNNNNNNNNNNNNNNNNNNNNNNNNNNNNNNNNNNNNNNNNNNNNNNNNNNNNNNNNNNNNNNNNNNNNNNNNNNNNNNNNNNNNNNNNNNNNNNNNNNNNNNNNNNNNNNNNNNNNNNNNNNNNNNNNNNNNNNNNNNNNNNNNNNNNNNNNNNNNNNNNNNNNNNNNNNNNNNNNNNNNNNNNNNNNNNNNNNNNNNNNNNNNNNNNNNNNNNNNNNNNNNNNNNNNNNNNNNNNNNNNNNNNNNNNNNNNNNNNNNNNNNNNNNNNNNNNNNNNNNNNNNNNNNNNNNNNNNNNNNNNNNNNNNNNNNNNNNNNNNNNNNNNNNNNNNNNNNNNNNNNNNNNNNNNNNNNNNNNNNNNNNNNNNNNNNNNNNNNNNNNNNNNNNNNNNNNNNNNNNNNNNNNNNNNNNNNNNNNNNNNNNNNNNNNNNNNNNNNNNNNNNNNNNNNNNNNNNNNNNNNNNNNNNNNNNNNNNNNNNNNNNNNNNNNNNNNNNNNNNNNNNNNNNNNNNNNNNNNNNNNNNNNNNNNNNNNNNNNNNNNNNNNNNNNNNNNNNNNNNNNNNNNNNNNNNNNNNNNNNNNNNNNNNNNNNNNNNNNNNNNNNNNNNNNNNNNNNNNNNNNNNNN
Protein-coding regions in this window:
- the LOC122058091 gene encoding pentatricopeptide repeat-containing protein At5g01110, with the protein product MATIVSTTALLQPNAPYLRYSHYFCCFAFVSNANPRTTQTLEISFKDRAEETHISTSVTDSFVVEKILLNLKRGKLNSFRHLSSSLNPSVVVEVLYKCCSNLLLGQKFIDLLATNPTFKHSSYSLSAMIHILVRSRRISEAQVLILKMVRKSGVSRFEIVDSLVSTYQNCDSNPLVFDLLIRTYVQARKLREASEAFRILKSRGFTPPINACNSLLGGLVKIDWIDMAWGIYGDVIGRGIQVNVYTLNIMVHALCKGGKTENANMFLSEMEGKGVFPDTVTYNILINALCRDRQFEEALKLMDSMSAKGLRPGNVTYKAIINGACKNGKYVRAREILSEMLMIGLSPGTSTYNILLGECCRKNDATAAEEMYNEMLQQGHAPDLVSFSLLIGLFSRRGELDQALSYFRGMKGSGLVPDSVVYTMLIGAFCRNGIITEALKLRDEMVEQGCPPDVVTYNTILKGFCKEGRLSDAYDVFNEMAERGIYPDYYTFTTLIHGYCKDGYVDKAVALFETMIHRSIKPDIVTYNTLIDGFCKKGDMDKASELWDGMISKGIFPSHISYSILINGLCSKGNVTNALRLWDEMVEKGIEPNLVTCNSIIKGYCRSGGAAKADEFVNKMIAKGIVPDNITYNTLIHGFVREETIQRAYGLVDKMESQGLLPDVITYNVLVNGFCGEGRMQEADMIFRKMIDRGVKPDKSTYTSLINGHVADDNLKGAFRLHDQMLLMGFVPDDKF
- the LOC122057919 gene encoding disease resistance protein RPM1-like, encoding MHIQQLKGIQFFVGKSFKLSDWICPSVDFDEAEEGGAKDAYLNLGPLLKPSEVSPKEFDKAKDEYLSTGVGLGQDMKSLKGWLFNNSNKTWVCASALDIDLEDIWENIYKQINEFHWNKKYLIVIDDVRDPQVLSKAESWELFMKKLFITPWRLGNIASDSKNTSDDQYSSPPIPLPLPPELEAPGKKMVAKCGGIPYLIIELANLLSTMNANIVEWSCVLHGTDTHLSQEQHPWFNLSSSVDDILPFHVKQFLYLFPTATTIPKRRLTLSWVVEGGLLHQRGDSGISAEEEESTVALPWLQDLQDLNLIQAMKVSSIGIVKSYPIPRDLPLLQILKAGDALRSSDGDDGEVWIHSIADHCGKEDIHSLRIHSSINSPDELEYFITLGSFWVLDLEGVYKPSLPKATGYLINLQYLGLRWTYFDTLPSSVEKLQNLQTLDTKHTDIGDYSTIQKMEKLQHLYLNERHRSEFIT